The following proteins come from a genomic window of Planctomycetaceae bacterium:
- the lpxI gene encoding UDP-2,3-diacylglucosamine diphosphatase LpxI (LpxI, functionally equivalent to LpxH, replaces it in LPS biosynthesis in a minority of bacteria.) gives MQFSKHDNPDILPFTGRTARFGEVNGPTKIGLLAGAGRFPIAFATAARKAGHTVYGLGVAGMASEELADVCDQFRFAPLARLGKAIRLFKRAGVERIVMAGKIEKTVLFHPFRWIRLMPDWRTLHMWFRYASKNRKDDTILLAVIREFERDHLKFDSALKYCPELLVKHGFLTQRKPSSLQWKDIQFGWELAREMGRLDIGQTVVVNDAAVIAVEAIEGTDRCIRRAGELCRRGGFTVVKVAKPRQDMRFDVPTIGVDTIKNMHEAGGRVLAIEAGMTIILNPDEVADVADRFGIAVVSVNAEELALRAAA, from the coding sequence ATGCAGTTCAGCAAACATGACAATCCGGACATTCTGCCGTTTACCGGAAGAACGGCGAGGTTCGGCGAAGTGAACGGACCGACCAAAATCGGATTGCTGGCGGGAGCCGGACGATTTCCGATCGCGTTCGCAACGGCCGCGCGCAAGGCAGGACATACCGTCTATGGTCTGGGTGTTGCCGGGATGGCGTCGGAAGAACTGGCGGACGTTTGCGACCAGTTTCGGTTCGCACCGCTGGCTCGGCTGGGCAAAGCCATCCGGCTGTTCAAGCGAGCCGGCGTTGAACGCATCGTAATGGCCGGCAAGATTGAAAAGACGGTGTTGTTCCATCCGTTTCGCTGGATTCGACTGATGCCCGACTGGCGAACACTGCACATGTGGTTTCGCTATGCCAGCAAGAATCGCAAGGACGACACCATTTTGCTGGCGGTCATTCGGGAATTCGAACGCGATCATCTGAAGTTTGATTCCGCATTGAAATACTGCCCGGAGTTACTCGTGAAACACGGTTTTCTGACTCAGCGAAAACCCAGTTCCCTGCAATGGAAAGACATACAGTTCGGCTGGGAACTGGCCAGAGAAATGGGACGGCTGGACATCGGCCAGACGGTTGTCGTTAATGACGCCGCGGTGATTGCCGTTGAAGCGATCGAAGGCACCGACCGATGTATTCGCCGGGCGGGGGAACTTTGTCGCCGCGGTGGATTCACGGTGGTCAAAGTCGCAAAGCCCCGCCAGGACATGCGGTTTGACGTGCCGACCATCGGCGTCGATACGATCAAGAACATGCACGAAGCCGGCGGTCGCGTCCTGGCGATCGAAGCCGGTATGACCATCATTCTGAATCCGGATGAAGTGGCGGACGTCGCCGACCGGTTCGGCATCGCCGTGGTCAGCGTCAACGCGGAAGAACTCGCGCTGCGAGCCGCCGCGTAG
- the prfA gene encoding peptide chain release factor 1, translated as MFPSLEQKLARYESLEQQLLDPAVLADVEKMLGIQKEMGGLAKVAEAVRRFHKLEGDIEAAQMMVDEETDAESRQYAQQELDELTEKRDALAEELEDLATAGDSITRGSLIMEIRAGTGGDEAALFAKDLYDMYMKYCELKGWKVELIEFSDTELGGVREVVCSITGEGAYHELQFESGGHRVQRVPETETQGRIHTSAATVAVLPEASDVEIEIRPEDLQVDTMRAGGPGGQKVNKTESAVRMTHIPTGIVVKIQDEKSQHKNRAKALRVLKSRILEIQQQEADAQRSATRRTLVGTGDRNSRIRTYNFPQNRVTDHRCGLTIHKLDRIILGEMSELIEGLLEFDRQERLKGDSGTGDKP; from the coding sequence ATGTTTCCCAGTCTCGAACAAAAACTGGCACGCTACGAATCGCTCGAACAGCAGCTTCTCGACCCCGCTGTTCTGGCGGATGTCGAGAAGATGCTGGGAATTCAGAAAGAAATGGGAGGCCTGGCCAAGGTCGCGGAAGCCGTGCGGCGGTTTCATAAGCTGGAAGGCGACATCGAAGCCGCGCAGATGATGGTCGATGAAGAAACTGACGCCGAAAGCCGCCAGTACGCTCAACAGGAGCTGGATGAACTCACAGAAAAACGCGACGCACTGGCGGAAGAACTGGAAGATCTGGCGACGGCCGGCGATTCCATTACTCGCGGTTCACTCATCATGGAAATTCGTGCGGGGACGGGAGGCGACGAAGCGGCGCTGTTCGCCAAAGACCTGTACGACATGTACATGAAGTATTGCGAACTGAAGGGCTGGAAGGTCGAACTGATCGAATTCAGCGACACGGAACTCGGCGGTGTGAGGGAAGTCGTCTGTTCGATCACGGGCGAAGGAGCCTACCACGAACTGCAGTTCGAAAGCGGCGGACACCGTGTGCAGCGAGTCCCCGAAACGGAAACTCAGGGCCGCATCCACACCAGTGCCGCGACGGTGGCAGTGCTGCCGGAAGCCAGCGATGTGGAAATCGAAATTCGTCCGGAAGACCTGCAGGTCGACACCATGCGAGCCGGCGGGCCCGGCGGCCAGAAAGTCAACAAGACCGAAAGCGCCGTCCGGATGACGCACATTCCCACGGGTATCGTCGTCAAAATTCAGGACGAAAAAAGTCAGCACAAGAACCGCGCGAAGGCACTGCGGGTCCTGAAGAGCCGCATCCTGGAAATTCAGCAACAGGAAGCCGACGCCCAGCGTTCCGCCACTCGCAGGACTCTGGTCGGCACGGGCGATCGCAATTCACGAATTCGCACCTACAACTTTCCGCAGAATCGCGTCACCGACCACCGCTGCGGGCTGACCATCCACAAGCTGGACCGCATCATTCTTGGCGAAATGTCGGAGCTGATCGAAGGGCTTCTGGAATTCGATCGCCAGGAACGCCTGAAAGGTGATTCCGGAACCGGCGACAAGCCGTAG
- a CDS encoding SGNH/GDSL hydrolase family protein: MLRGILRNLKHLSTAVLLLGLGIVLAEVWLQCRQPPSPAVSGIRADDSDLVLLVPSQVTHHEMRRLHSSAGGESGKVRPFRTNSYGLRGPEPAIPKSDGVYRILLLGDDTVAGTHLDDQATLSSRLQQLLGRESGQVLEVINAGVPGFSPLLSMLQYQRELRQLRPDLVVLHFDMSDVADDAAYRRFLQSADGRQLCTNAVLMDSNTAITPLGRILRTSALAKFVRSIAGGMAQDDSAESPTSWSDRTAYLWAMPNPPDLRVQIQHALDPVTELQKLTSAENRRLMLSTSPVFWQVVSADVRSRRSKRYGIVDRNPVTRDLPFQILRTYCDQAGIPLCDATPAFRSFASRPAAGDNSTQAASKPDADSLFEPDSTKLSKYGTALYAREIAAALLNGSTPAATPVRSTQRQTSPAR, translated from the coding sequence ATGCTTCGCGGTATCCTCAGAAATCTGAAGCACCTGAGCACCGCGGTGTTGCTGCTGGGACTGGGAATCGTGCTGGCCGAAGTCTGGCTGCAGTGCCGCCAGCCGCCGAGCCCCGCCGTGTCCGGCATTCGCGCTGACGACAGCGACCTGGTCCTGCTGGTGCCGTCGCAGGTGACTCACCACGAAATGCGGCGGCTTCATTCTTCCGCCGGCGGCGAATCCGGCAAGGTTCGTCCCTTCCGCACCAACAGCTACGGACTGCGCGGTCCGGAGCCGGCGATTCCGAAGTCGGACGGCGTGTATCGCATTCTGCTGCTGGGAGATGACACCGTTGCGGGTACTCACCTGGATGACCAGGCGACGCTCAGCAGTCGGCTGCAGCAATTGCTGGGGCGGGAATCCGGACAGGTGCTGGAAGTCATTAACGCTGGCGTTCCCGGCTTCAGTCCGCTGCTGTCGATGCTGCAATACCAGCGCGAGCTTCGGCAACTGCGGCCTGATCTGGTTGTGCTGCATTTCGACATGTCGGACGTCGCTGACGATGCCGCTTATCGTCGCTTCCTGCAATCCGCGGACGGGCGGCAGCTCTGCACGAACGCGGTGTTGATGGATTCCAATACGGCCATCACGCCGCTGGGGCGCATTCTGCGGACGTCAGCGCTGGCGAAGTTCGTTCGCTCAATTGCCGGCGGCATGGCTCAGGACGATTCCGCCGAGAGCCCGACGTCGTGGTCGGACCGGACGGCGTACTTGTGGGCAATGCCGAATCCTCCTGATCTGCGAGTTCAGATACAGCATGCCCTGGATCCGGTCACCGAGCTTCAGAAACTGACTTCGGCCGAAAACCGGCGGCTGATGCTTTCGACAAGTCCGGTCTTCTGGCAGGTCGTGTCGGCGGATGTGCGGTCGCGGCGATCGAAACGTTACGGGATCGTTGATCGTAATCCCGTCACTCGCGATCTGCCGTTTCAGATTCTGCGGACCTATTGCGATCAGGCGGGAATCCCGCTGTGCGACGCGACTCCCGCGTTCCGCAGCTTCGCGTCACGGCCGGCCGCAGGCGACAATTCGACCCAGGCCGCTTCGAAACCCGACGCGGACAGTCTGTTTGAACCGGACAGCACGAAGCTGTCGAAGTACGGTACAGCGCTGTATGCTCGCGAAATCGCCGCGGCGCTGCTGAACGGTTCGACGCCTGCGGCAACGCCTGTTCGCAGCACACAGCGGCAAACGTCGCCCGCGCGGTGA
- a CDS encoding FKBP-type peptidyl-prolyl cis-trans isomerase, producing the protein MRQPIIICLLAMTLTFFTARPVRAQAAPAQEKPAATELETVKDRFSYALGLNLGRQFQQQGLDINPAVVARGIAAILEGTEPELTEEDIQAVVRAYEQEQAAKREQAAKKNKEDGEAYLTANAKKDGVKTTRTGLQYLVLKEGTGKSPTTDSEVVVHYRGKFIDGKVFDQSYEGDAPTADEEPISFGVTQVISGWTEGLQLMKAGAKYRFFIPSGIAYGPMGRPGIPPNSTLVFDVELMKVVN; encoded by the coding sequence ATGCGACAACCGATCATCATCTGCCTGCTGGCCATGACGCTGACTTTCTTCACGGCCCGGCCGGTTCGCGCGCAGGCAGCGCCGGCTCAGGAAAAGCCGGCTGCCACGGAACTGGAAACCGTCAAAGACCGATTCAGCTACGCTCTGGGACTGAACCTTGGCCGGCAGTTCCAGCAGCAGGGGCTGGATATCAACCCGGCCGTTGTGGCTCGCGGCATCGCCGCCATTCTGGAGGGAACGGAACCGGAACTCACCGAAGAAGACATTCAGGCCGTCGTCCGGGCATACGAACAGGAACAGGCCGCAAAGCGCGAACAGGCCGCGAAAAAGAACAAGGAAGACGGCGAAGCCTATCTGACGGCCAACGCGAAAAAGGACGGCGTCAAGACCACTCGCACCGGCCTGCAGTATCTCGTGCTGAAGGAAGGCACCGGAAAGTCTCCGACCACTGACAGCGAAGTCGTCGTCCACTATCGAGGCAAATTCATCGACGGCAAGGTCTTCGATCAGTCCTACGAAGGCGATGCTCCGACCGCCGACGAAGAACCCATTTCCTTCGGCGTCACGCAGGTGATTTCCGGCTGGACGGAAGGTCTGCAACTGATGAAGGCCGGTGCGAAGTATCGCTTCTTTATCCCCTCCGGAATTGCCTACGGTCCGATGGGACGGCCGGGGATTCCTCCGAATTCGACGCTCGTGTTCGATGTCGAACTGATGAAGGTCGTCAATTGA
- the lpxD gene encoding UDP-3-O-(3-hydroxymyristoyl)glucosamine N-acyltransferase, which produces MGQTSNRQALPRGEWTAGDIADRIQATLIGNRRLCLEGVEIVERATDRQLTFVGDAKNLLRLKASAAAAVIAPSALSAEISAWPNTTFLLVAEPEVAFLQAAELFFPRRAKPAAAIAKSAHVAESALIGNNARIGHGAVIGEHVVIGDNCDIGAGVVIGDGCRLGNNATLHPNVVLYSDVILGDDVTIHAACVIGADGFGYRQVNGRHERLPHFGIVRICDDVEIGAGTTIDRAKVGETVIGSGTKIDNQVMIGHNCRIGRHNLLVSQVGFAGSCTTGDYVVCAGQAGIADHVHLGDGAIIGAKAGVHRDMPGGQAYLGSPAAPVSETTRQLMALKRLPDMRSTLKALEKDVQQLRQQLDRQNTSDTSIPGAA; this is translated from the coding sequence ATGGGTCAGACATCGAATCGTCAAGCTCTGCCGCGCGGCGAGTGGACCGCTGGAGACATCGCCGACCGAATTCAGGCGACTCTGATCGGCAATCGCCGGCTTTGCCTCGAAGGTGTGGAGATCGTGGAGCGGGCGACGGACCGGCAACTGACTTTCGTCGGTGATGCAAAAAACCTGTTGCGTCTGAAGGCTTCGGCGGCGGCGGCCGTCATCGCGCCGTCAGCGTTGTCCGCGGAGATTTCCGCCTGGCCCAACACCACGTTTCTGCTGGTCGCGGAACCGGAAGTGGCCTTTCTGCAGGCTGCGGAACTGTTTTTCCCAAGGCGCGCGAAGCCTGCGGCGGCGATCGCGAAGTCCGCTCACGTTGCTGAATCGGCTTTGATTGGCAACAACGCTCGAATCGGCCACGGAGCCGTGATCGGTGAACACGTCGTGATCGGCGACAACTGCGACATCGGTGCCGGCGTGGTGATCGGCGACGGATGCCGGCTGGGAAACAACGCGACGCTGCACCCCAACGTCGTTCTTTATTCGGACGTGATTCTGGGCGACGACGTGACGATTCACGCCGCCTGTGTCATCGGAGCGGACGGATTCGGCTATCGTCAGGTCAACGGCCGGCACGAACGCCTGCCGCATTTCGGCATTGTCCGAATCTGCGACGACGTGGAAATTGGTGCCGGGACAACGATCGACCGGGCGAAGGTCGGCGAAACGGTCATCGGCAGCGGAACGAAAATCGATAATCAGGTGATGATCGGCCACAACTGCCGAATCGGCCGGCACAATCTGCTGGTGTCGCAGGTGGGATTCGCGGGTTCCTGTACGACCGGTGACTACGTTGTGTGTGCCGGGCAGGCAGGAATCGCGGACCACGTTCATCTGGGCGACGGCGCGATCATCGGCGCCAAGGCCGGCGTGCATCGTGACATGCCGGGCGGGCAGGCGTACCTGGGAAGTCCGGCGGCTCCGGTTTCGGAAACGACGCGACAGCTCATGGCGCTGAAGCGGCTTCCCGACATGCGTTCGACACTGAAGGCGCTGGAAAAGGACGTTCAGCAGCTTCGCCAGCAACTGGACCGACAGAACACATCTGACACATCCATTCCCGGTGCTGCCTGA
- a CDS encoding fatty acid CoA ligase family protein produces MTRRLNIADRLRTAAAAAPTQRAVVFPEARDRFGRVAYSYLTFQQLDEEADRIARGLIRLGVTPGRRLILMVRPSLEFVALTFGVFRSGAVCTLIDPGMGRSSIFNCLDEVDPDGFIAIPPVQLIRRVMFGRFRNAKFNVIVGPRRRRFGCVSYPELLRIGGDESIPLPETLSTDSAAIIFTSGSTGPPKGVHYEHGMFDAQVDLIRDRFGIQPGEVDLPGFPLFALFNLAMQVTTVIPDMDPTKPARVDPKKILEAIRDNGVTQAFGSPALWNTVGRYLEQNDIRLPTLRRILSAGAPVPNHVLERITKALPDNADLFTPYGATECLPVAAIGGRQVLSETAKQTASGAGTCVGTVFDQMQVRIIDVTFDPISDMRQATQLPAGEIGEIIVRGPVATREYFRRPDATALAKITDGDEFWHRMGDVGYLDDAGRLWFCGRKAHIVFTESGPLYSVRCEAIFNQHPAIYRTALAGIGPRGQQVPVIIAEPETGRFPESRSAKESLRNELLALGRANPLTSGINRILFHPSLPVDTRHNVKINREQLAVWAAQQRFDRSAAE; encoded by the coding sequence ATGACGCGACGACTGAACATCGCCGACCGATTGCGGACTGCCGCCGCGGCGGCTCCTACCCAGCGCGCGGTCGTGTTTCCCGAGGCTCGCGATCGGTTCGGCCGAGTCGCCTATTCGTATCTGACGTTTCAGCAGCTTGACGAAGAAGCCGACCGGATCGCGCGCGGACTGATCCGGCTGGGAGTAACGCCCGGCCGGCGCTTGATTCTGATGGTGCGACCGTCACTGGAATTCGTCGCGCTGACGTTTGGCGTGTTTCGGTCCGGCGCCGTCTGCACGCTGATCGATCCCGGCATGGGACGTTCCAGCATCTTCAATTGCCTGGATGAAGTCGATCCGGACGGATTCATCGCCATCCCGCCGGTTCAGTTGATCCGCCGGGTGATGTTCGGCAGGTTTCGTAACGCAAAGTTCAACGTCATTGTCGGCCCCAGGCGCCGGCGGTTCGGATGTGTGTCGTATCCGGAACTGCTGCGGATCGGTGGCGACGAATCCATTCCGCTGCCGGAAACGCTCAGCACGGATTCCGCGGCCATCATTTTTACCAGCGGCAGCACCGGTCCGCCGAAGGGTGTTCACTACGAACACGGCATGTTCGACGCTCAGGTGGATCTGATTCGCGATCGTTTCGGAATTCAGCCGGGAGAAGTCGACCTGCCCGGATTCCCGCTGTTCGCGCTGTTCAACCTTGCGATGCAGGTTACGACGGTGATCCCCGACATGGATCCGACGAAACCCGCACGCGTCGATCCGAAGAAGATTCTGGAAGCGATCCGCGACAACGGAGTCACTCAGGCCTTCGGGTCGCCGGCGCTGTGGAATACCGTCGGCCGCTACCTGGAACAGAACGACATTCGGCTGCCAACGCTGCGTCGCATCCTTTCGGCGGGAGCTCCCGTGCCGAATCACGTGCTGGAACGCATCACGAAGGCTCTGCCGGACAACGCCGATCTGTTCACACCGTACGGAGCCACCGAATGTCTGCCGGTGGCGGCGATTGGAGGCCGGCAGGTTCTTTCCGAGACGGCGAAACAGACCGCGTCCGGAGCCGGAACGTGCGTCGGAACCGTGTTCGATCAAATGCAGGTCCGCATCATCGACGTCACGTTTGATCCGATCAGCGACATGCGCCAGGCCACGCAACTGCCTGCCGGCGAAATCGGGGAGATCATTGTTCGCGGGCCGGTCGCGACTCGGGAATATTTCCGTCGGCCGGACGCAACGGCTCTGGCGAAAATCACCGACGGCGACGAATTCTGGCATCGCATGGGAGACGTTGGTTACCTGGACGACGCGGGTCGCCTTTGGTTCTGCGGCCGGAAGGCTCACATCGTGTTTACCGAAAGCGGCCCGCTGTATTCCGTTCGCTGTGAAGCAATCTTCAACCAGCATCCGGCAATCTATCGCACCGCACTCGCGGGAATCGGTCCACGCGGTCAGCAGGTTCCGGTCATCATCGCGGAACCGGAAACTGGCCGATTTCCCGAATCCCGGTCCGCCAAAGAATCGCTGCGAAACGAACTGCTGGCGCTCGGCCGCGCGAATCCGCTGACGTCGGGCATCAACCGAATCCTGTTTCATCCGTCGCTGCCGGTGGACACTCGCCACAACGTGAAAATCAACCGCGAACAACTGGCCGTCTGGGCCGCTCAGCAGCGATTCGACCGCAGTGCCGCAGAATGA
- a CDS encoding type B 50S ribosomal protein L31, with product MKQGIHPEYRDVIFQDTSTGKRFLIKSTIKCKETDKWDDGNEYPLFKVEITSDSHPFYTGKMKFVDSAGRVEKFQKKWGKKAEPAADA from the coding sequence ATGAAACAGGGCATTCATCCCGAATATCGCGACGTGATCTTTCAGGACACGTCCACCGGCAAGCGTTTCCTGATTAAGTCCACGATCAAGTGCAAGGAAACGGATAAGTGGGACGACGGGAACGAATATCCGCTGTTCAAAGTGGAAATTACGTCGGATTCCCATCCGTTTTACACCGGCAAGATGAAGTTTGTGGACTCAGCCGGGCGAGTCGAAAAGTTCCAGAAGAAATGGGGCAAGAAGGCCGAACCGGCCGCAGACGCCTAG
- a CDS encoding gamma-glutamyl-gamma-aminobutyrate hydrolase family protein: MNRSKPVVGITGDFRPERYNGAALSWFNTGYYDSVTAAGGIPLLLPPYEDEKDLQQILNQLGGLVLAGCNLDLDPIALGMHNHPSNKKMPPRRETFDRRIARMAIDMKLPILAIGSGMQLVNVLCGGTLYQHIPEDLPRALHHRDEVEKNLRHVLEVVPGSHLDEIYGPGEVRVNSHHHMAVRDLSSRFRVGATCPDGVIEAYESVSDDWYCLGVQWHPESNTASALDIQIFESFIQATGRQQNVDVIPISSMMRKAA; encoded by the coding sequence ATGAATCGCAGCAAACCAGTCGTTGGCATCACGGGAGACTTTCGTCCGGAACGGTACAACGGAGCCGCGCTGAGCTGGTTCAATACCGGCTACTATGACAGCGTCACGGCAGCCGGCGGAATTCCGCTGCTTCTGCCTCCGTATGAGGACGAAAAGGATCTGCAGCAGATTCTGAATCAACTGGGCGGACTGGTGCTGGCCGGATGTAACCTGGATCTGGACCCGATTGCTCTGGGCATGCACAACCATCCTTCGAACAAGAAGATGCCGCCGCGGCGGGAAACGTTTGATCGGCGGATCGCCCGGATGGCGATCGACATGAAGCTGCCGATCCTGGCAATTGGTTCGGGGATGCAACTGGTCAATGTGTTGTGCGGCGGAACTCTGTACCAGCACATTCCGGAAGACCTGCCGCGAGCCCTGCATCATCGGGACGAAGTCGAGAAGAACCTGCGGCACGTGCTGGAGGTCGTTCCGGGCAGCCATTTGGATGAGATCTACGGTCCCGGCGAAGTTCGCGTCAACAGTCATCATCACATGGCCGTTCGCGATTTGTCGAGCCGCTTCCGCGTCGGCGCGACGTGTCCTGACGGCGTGATCGAAGCCTACGAATCCGTGTCGGACGACTGGTATTGCCTGGGAGTGCAGTGGCATCCGGAAAGCAACACTGCGTCGGCTCTGGACATTCAGATTTTCGAATCGTTCATTCAGGCAACCGGCCGACAGCAGAACGTCGATGTGATCCCGATTTCGTCGATGATGCGCAAGGCGGCGTAG
- a CDS encoding protein kinase, translating into MTFHFRCPNCDHKIEVLQQKDFVLQGEEEIIECPSCHSRVSLSNESESTIVLPEGRRVAHFRIIRLLGEGAFGAVYLAFDEELQRNVALKVPRPDRVNPRSEVEFLREARAAAACEHPNLVRVHEAGKFEDGYYIAMEYIDGISLSQYLKTHELSATDAVRLMIPLLRACQVFHDRGMVHRDLKPANILLDGQRQPHITDFGLAKVVQSHDISVTHSGNIVGTLYYMSAEQARADANIDCRTDVYSMGVILYQMLTGRRPFNASSLHTLLYSLQHDDPSSPRKHNSKVPRDLETIVLKAIRKERERRFESAGQMADSLQLFLDGKPIPDKPVSLAERTIKWASRNRAIAASSLVTTLTLLFAAVAIFLTPPPPPPPPVAPSDHVPVIIETTPPATEIRFVRYDDTLRVPHGSGFTATTTSGEPVHLQPGVYKVFARDANGRYHEVWRTVPEKNSGTPLEQRFPHTFYSRDDVDNIMLPAFKLFTDSELWTAFGHDLVRIDGGTLRMGDPQGGDLVQQRTREVASFLVARDEVSVGQFRSVLNKPIPWFDGKLTWLETFDRQFEITAPPPANQPMSGCPIDWAILFSELTGVRLPANYEFEYLAIQRTGAYSGDTGQSIRDAANWGIVAVGQPTPDEWSEHGIRNLLYSVAEYTDSVNVHYKIIYPESYGIMPKDRAELDHVLEANAPREARGAPPGWAYQDESQPDTVTARTRLSIPAGPQLDSELKTTLSRFGWRVYRSVPE; encoded by the coding sequence ATGACGTTTCATTTTCGCTGTCCCAATTGCGATCACAAGATCGAAGTGCTGCAGCAGAAGGACTTCGTACTTCAGGGCGAAGAAGAAATCATCGAGTGCCCGTCGTGCCACAGCCGGGTCAGTCTGTCGAACGAATCGGAATCGACAATCGTTCTGCCCGAAGGCCGTCGGGTCGCTCATTTTCGAATCATCCGGCTGCTGGGTGAAGGAGCCTTCGGAGCCGTCTATCTGGCATTCGACGAAGAGCTTCAGCGCAACGTCGCCCTGAAGGTACCGCGCCCCGATCGCGTCAACCCGCGGTCGGAAGTCGAATTCCTGCGTGAAGCTCGCGCAGCCGCGGCGTGCGAGCATCCGAATCTGGTCAGGGTTCACGAAGCCGGGAAATTCGAAGACGGTTACTACATCGCGATGGAGTACATCGACGGCATCTCACTGTCCCAATACCTGAAGACTCATGAATTGTCGGCCACCGACGCTGTGCGGCTGATGATTCCATTGCTGCGGGCCTGCCAGGTGTTTCATGACCGGGGCATGGTGCATCGCGACCTGAAACCCGCGAACATTCTGCTCGACGGACAGCGTCAGCCTCACATCACCGACTTCGGCCTTGCCAAGGTTGTTCAGTCACACGACATCAGCGTCACTCACAGCGGCAACATCGTCGGCACGCTGTACTACATGTCGGCCGAACAGGCCCGAGCCGACGCCAACATCGATTGCCGCACGGACGTGTATTCGATGGGCGTCATCCTGTACCAGATGCTGACGGGTCGGCGGCCGTTCAATGCTTCCAGTCTGCACACGCTGCTGTACAGCCTGCAGCACGACGATCCATCGTCACCGCGAAAACACAATTCAAAGGTCCCCCGCGATCTGGAGACGATTGTGTTGAAGGCGATCCGGAAGGAACGAGAACGCCGTTTCGAATCAGCCGGCCAGATGGCCGACAGCCTGCAACTGTTCCTCGACGGCAAACCAATCCCCGACAAACCCGTCAGCCTTGCCGAACGGACAATCAAGTGGGCCAGCCGCAATCGAGCCATCGCCGCCAGCTCACTGGTAACGACGCTGACGTTACTCTTCGCAGCCGTGGCAATTTTCCTAACGCCTCCCCCGCCTCCCCCGCCGCCCGTGGCGCCCTCGGACCACGTGCCGGTGATCATTGAAACGACTCCACCGGCAACCGAGATCCGATTCGTGCGCTACGACGACACGCTGCGTGTTCCCCATGGATCGGGATTTACAGCGACCACAACCAGCGGCGAACCGGTTCACCTTCAGCCTGGTGTGTACAAGGTATTTGCCCGCGACGCCAACGGGCGCTACCACGAAGTGTGGCGCACGGTGCCGGAAAAGAATTCCGGGACACCGCTGGAACAGCGTTTTCCGCACACGTTTTACAGCCGGGATGACGTCGACAACATTATGCTGCCTGCATTCAAATTGTTCACCGACAGTGAACTCTGGACCGCATTCGGCCACGATCTGGTCAGGATTGACGGTGGGACGCTCCGGATGGGCGACCCGCAGGGTGGCGATCTGGTTCAGCAGCGTACTCGGGAAGTTGCCAGTTTCCTTGTCGCCAGGGACGAAGTCAGCGTCGGGCAGTTTCGTTCGGTTCTGAATAAGCCGATCCCCTGGTTCGACGGAAAGCTCACGTGGCTGGAGACATTCGACAGGCAGTTTGAAATCACAGCACCGCCACCCGCCAATCAACCGATGTCCGGTTGCCCGATTGACTGGGCAATTCTTTTCTCGGAACTGACAGGCGTTCGCCTGCCTGCGAATTACGAATTCGAATACCTGGCGATCCAGCGCACAGGAGCGTACAGTGGTGACACCGGACAGTCTATTCGCGACGCTGCGAACTGGGGTATTGTCGCGGTCGGCCAGCCAACGCCCGATGAGTGGTCAGAGCATGGGATCAGAAACCTTCTGTACAGCGTCGCGGAGTACACCGACAGCGTCAACGTTCACTATAAGATCATCTACCCGGAATCCTACGGCATCATGCCGAAGGACCGGGCTGAACTCGATCACGTTCTTGAAGCAAACGCACCGCGTGAAGCCCGCGGCGCTCCTCCAGGATGGGCATATCAGGACGAGTCGCAGCCTGACACAGTCACAGCCAGGACCCGCCTATCGATCCCGGCAGGCCCGCAGCTTGATTCCGAACTGAAGACGACGCTATCCAGATTCGGCTGGCGAGTTTACCGGTCGGTTCCGGAGTAA